A window of Companilactobacillus allii genomic DNA:
GCATTAACGTATTTTGTTGGACCATTTATTTCGACATTCATTATTGATGAAACTGCACAAAGCATGATTCGTGTATTCACTATTGATGCAACAGTCACAATAGTTGGAATTTTAGTAATGATGTTCTTAGCTTTCAGAGCTCACAAGTACCATTTTATTTAATATTGTAAATCCATAACTTTTGGCTATGTATTTATAGAAATATAGCAATTGGACTTAACACGTGACAGAGACTAAATTGTAATTGTAAAGTTTTTCACGTGAAGGAATTAACAACTAAATATAACAATTAATTTGGAGGAATCAATCATGACAAAATCACATCCTATTACAATCAGTTCTTGGACATTAGGAGACAAATGTAGTTTTGAAGATCGTGTAAAGGCAGCCAGTCAAGCTGGTTACGATGGAATTGGTCTTCGTGCTGAGACTTATGTTGATGCAGTTAACGAGGGACTTTCAGATGATGATATTCTAAATATTCTTGATAAATATGGAATCAAATGTACAGAGGTTGAATACATCGTCCAGTGGTGTGAAGAGCCCCGATCATACGAACAAAAATATAAGGAACAAATGTGTTTCCATATGTGTGAATTATTCGGTGTAAAACATATCAACACAGGTCTGATGGAGTCATATTCAGTTGATTACTCAGCTAAGAAGTTACAAGAATTGGCAAGTAGAGCTGGCAAGTGGATCATTGCTCTAGAGCCAATGCCTTACAGTGGCCTACCAAACTTGGATAAGACATGGAAAATCATGCAAAAAGCAGACTGTGACAACGTTATGATGCTTCTTGATATGTGGCACTGGGTAAGAGCTGGACAATCTTATGATTTATTAACTAAAGAACAAGCTAAAAAAGTTATTTCAATTCAAATTGATGATGCCTACACACGTCCTTATGCAGAATCAATTCTAAGAGATGAATCAATGCACGATAGATTAGCTCCAGGAATGGGCGAGATGGATACTGCTGGATTCGTTAAGATGATCAAAGATGCTGGAGTGGATCCTAAGGTTATCGGTGTGGAAGTTATTTCAGATAATTATCTTGAGAAGGGAATAGATTATACGGCTGATTATACATACAAAGGAACAATCAAAGTTTTAAAAGAGGCATGGCCTGAAATTTTAAAAGAAGAAGTTAAAGCTTAATTAAGTAGAAAGTGGGAGAAGTTATTATGAGTGATAGTTGGTTAGGATTAGACGGAAAAGTTTGTGTTGTAACAGGTGCTGTTGGTGGTATGGGTACTGTATTCTGTAAGGAATATGCAAAACAAGGTGCCACAGTAGTAATGGTCGACTTATTAGAAGATAAAGTTAATGCATATGCAAAAGAGATCCATGAAGAATACAACGTTCCAACATTGGCAATCAAATGTGACACTACTGATGAAGATGAAGTAGACGCTGCAGTTAAGAAGGTTGTCGATACTTTTGGCAAAGTTGATGTCGTACTTAATACAGCTGCCATTTTAAGATTCTCTCCACTAGAAGATCTTCGCTTGGACGAATGGAAAACTTCTTTAAACGTAAATGTAACCGGTTACTTCCTGATGTCTCAAAGATTCGGTCGAGTAATGATCGAACAGAAACATGGAACATTGTTACATATCTCAACAATTGCTTCACGATTCCCAGAGACATATAGCGCTGGATATAGTACAACAAAAGCTGCAGTTAATATGTTATCCAGACAGATTGCCGCTGAATGGGGACAATATGGAGTACGGAGTAATTGTATTCTTCCTTGTTTTGTTAAAACTCCACTATCAGCAGGATTCTATAGTGATCCAGAAGTTGAAAAGGGTCGTAAGCGTCTAACTGCAAGTCGTAGAATTGGAACAATTGATGATATTGCTAATGCCGTAATGTACTTGTCAAGTGATCGTTCAGATTATACGAATGGTGGCGAATTGACAGTTGAAGGTGGATTTGGAATTATGATGGGTGATATGACACCAAAACCAGGTGGCCGTCGTGGATATGCCGTAGAACATCATCAACCTGCAAAGAAATAAATAACTTATAAAAATATAATCGAACAGAGACAAGAAATTGTCTCTGTTTTACTAAGGAGTATCAATATTATGGAAAAACATATCTCAGGAACAACAGGTCTATTCACACTTCTAGGTACACCGGTGGGTCATTCAGGATCACCTGCAATGTATAACTTCAGTTTTAAAAAGCAAGGATTAGACTATGCTTATATGGCATTCGATGTTAAAAAAGAACAAATGCCACAAGCAATCGATGCACTAAAACTATTCAAAGTTAGAGGATCAAACGTAACGATGCCATGCAAGAGCGTTGCTTCAACACTGGTAGATGATCTTTCACCCGCTGCAAAAATTATTGGAGCTATTAATGTTATTGTCAACAATGATGGTAAGTTAACAGGACACATTACTGATGGTATAGGATTTGTTCGTAATCTTAAGGAAAATGGCGTTGATATTAAAGGTAAGAATATTGTTGTTATTGGTGCTGGTGGTGCCGCAACGGCTATTCAAGTACAGGTAGCTTTGGATGGAGCTAAATCAATTGCAATATTTAACCAAGATGATGAATTCTTCGAAAATGCCAAAGAAACAAAATCAAAACTTAAAGATGAAACTCCAAATGTAAAAGTTGATGTTTATCCATTATCAGATAAAGGTTTATTGAAAGAAAAAATTGAAAATGCAGATATTTTAGTTAATGCAACCATTGTAGGAATGAAACCACTTGATGTCCAATCCTTAGTTGATAAATCCATGTTGCGTTCTGATTTGATTGTTGCAGATACAGTCTATAATCCATTGAAAACAAAATTAATTGAAGATGCTGAAGAAGTTGGCGCTAAGGCAATTCCAGGTAAAGGAATGTTGCTATGGCAAGGTGCTGAAGCATATAAGCTATTCACTGGAAAAGAAATGCCAACCGATGAATATCAAGCATATGAGAAAGAACAAGCAAAAATCTGAGAGGGTGCGTTAATTATGGAAAAATGGATTGATGGTAGAACTAGAATGTTAGGTTTATTCGGTACACCAGTATCTCATTCGGGCTCTCCGGCAATGTATAATTTTAGTTTTGAAAAATCCGGCATTAATTATGCATACTTGGCATTTGATGTTACTGAAGAGCAAATGCCACAAGCAATTAATATCATGAAATTATTTAATATGCGTGGGGCAAATATTACTATGCCCTGTAAGACTGTGGCTGCAAAGTTGGTCGATAAATTATCACCAGCAGCGGAACTTATTGGAGCAGTTAATACAATTGTGAATGATGATGGAATTCTAACTGGTAATAACACAGATGGGGCTGGATATGTTGCTAACATCAGACAAAACGGAGTTGATCCTAAGGACAAAGTATTCACAGTTCTAGGTGCAGGTGGTGCTGGAACAGCTATTGCTGTACAAGTTGCCTTGGATGGAGCTAAAGAGATTAGAATCTTTAATCCCAAGGATGATTTCTTCTCTAATGCTGAAAAGATGGCAAAAAAAATAATGGATAAGGTCCCTAATTGTAAAGTTACAGTTGGCGATATCAACGATGAGAAAGAACTCAAATCATCAATTTCTAGCAGTGACATTTTAGCCAATGCCACAAAGGTAGGAATGGCTCCAAATATTGATAATACCAATATTACTGATACAAATGTATTTCGTGAAGATTTAGTTGTAACTGATACAGTTTATAATCCAACTGAGACAAAAATGTTGAAAGAAGCCAAAAGTAAAGGTAGTAAAGTTATTGGTGGACAAGGAATGCTAGTTTGGCAAGGTGCCGCAGCGTTTAAACTATATACTGGTGAAGATATGTCAGTTGATGAAGTTAAAAGTCTATTTTTTTAAAGCGTAACAACACGCGAATAATTTCCGAACATTAACTAAAATGAGGCGCCATTCACAACGTGAATGACACCTCATTTTAATGTTAAGCAGAAGAAATTGCGTGTTGTTACGCGTTTGCGAAGCAAACAAGAAACAATAAAGAAGAAGTCGAACTAGAATTTCCTATTCAACAATTCAGATAAACAAAAATCAATCAACTTATCATTACAATCTCGAGCTTTTTCAAAATCACGTTCATTCAAGTAATAGACAACGTCATCTCGATATTTCTCTACCTGAGATAAATCATGAAATTGAATGATCCACTTGCCCAAAGTTAGATAAATAGATTTAAAATTCAAAATCAAAAGAGGATAAACCAGATTATTCGAAGAAACTGCCAGTTCATGATAAAAATCAAAGCCTAATTCAGGCTTCTTATTGGAATTCACTTCGTTTTTGAATCTATCATAAATCAAATTAAGTTTAACAAACGATGTTGATGTATTGCACTCCATAATCATGTCGCCTTCAAAAAGCTTGCGAGCACGGAAAATGGATTTTAATAGTGAAGGTCGATAATTTCCTCCATTAAAGTTAATAATAATATTAAAAGTCTCTAAATTACCATCTTCATTGAACTTGGCGATGTAATTTCCCTGTCTTGGGACAACTTTGATAAAACCTAAACGTGACAATTCTTTCAATCCGTTATTAACAACTGAACGGCTAACTCCAAAATTTTGAGCCATTGTACGCTCACTTGGCAACTTATCTCCAATTTTTAATTCTCCAGTTAAAATTTTCTTTTCAAAAAAATCTACTAATTGATCTACCTCTGACATTGATTGAATAGTTTCGAATTTCACGATGATTTCCTTTCTGGATCTGGTTGAACCAGATGCCACCAATGCGATATGTCGTTAAATTAAGTATATCGTTTGTGAATCCGTTTACAATGTAATGCATATATTTAATACTACAAGTAAGAATTCTATTGATCAATGGAAGTTTAATTAATAAGGAGGTTTCATCGTGAAAACTGATTTTGATGTGATTGTAGTTGGTGCTGGAAATGGTGGACTGATAGCTGCCGCAAGCTCTGCTAAGTTGGGTAATTCTACGTTACTGATAGAGAGACATAATTTACCAGGTGGTGCCGCAACTAGTTTTACAAGAGGTAGATTCGAATTTGAACCATCACTCCATGAACTGGCAAAGTATGGATCAAAGGATAATCCAGGTAATATCCGAAACATATTTGATTGGCTGGGAATCGATGTTGAATTCAAAGAAGTTCCAGATGCCTATCGTGTTATTAATACTGGTTCAAATGGATTCGATGTTTCAATGCCAACAGGGATTCCTAACTTTATCAAATCGATGGAACAGGCCGTTCCAGGCAGCTCTCAAAGTGTTGGTAGATTCTTTAAAATTGCAGTCGAGGTTGCACAAGCATTTTCAGAATTAACAACTGACCCAGCAAATATCAACATGGAAGATATTGCTGAAAAATACCCACTGTTTATGAAATATGGAACGATATCTTATCAAAAGGTACTGGATGAATTACAAATACCAAAGAAGGCTCAAGAAATACTCATGGCCTATTGGTGCTATATAGGTATTCCTGGTGACGAATTTGAGTTTGCCTACATGGCCGCAATGGTTGTGTCCTATGTAGCTTTATCTGCGTATATTCCTGTTAATCGATCTCACGAAATCTCAACAGCATTGATTGATTCATTACAGCAAAATGGTGGCGAGGTCTGGTTCAATACTGAAATAACCAAGTTGATTGTTCAGGATGGAGAAGTAGTCGGTGTTCGGACAGCAGATAAGGATATTTATGCTAAGCAAGTTATTATGAATGTCATTCCTGATGTAGTTTATAGCAAAATGCTTGATTCCACGGATGTGCCTATTCGGGAAGTTAAGAAATCTAACGCTAGAAAGATTGGAACTAGTGGATTCTTAGTTTATCTTGGACTCAATAAATCAGCTGAAGAATTAGGGATTAAGGATTACAGCACATTCATTGATGATAATTGGGATTCAC
This region includes:
- a CDS encoding sugar phosphate isomerase/epimerase family protein, which produces MTKSHPITISSWTLGDKCSFEDRVKAASQAGYDGIGLRAETYVDAVNEGLSDDDILNILDKYGIKCTEVEYIVQWCEEPRSYEQKYKEQMCFHMCELFGVKHINTGLMESYSVDYSAKKLQELASRAGKWIIALEPMPYSGLPNLDKTWKIMQKADCDNVMMLLDMWHWVRAGQSYDLLTKEQAKKVISIQIDDAYTRPYAESILRDESMHDRLAPGMGEMDTAGFVKMIKDAGVDPKVIGVEVISDNYLEKGIDYTADYTYKGTIKVLKEAWPEILKEEVKA
- a CDS encoding SDR family NAD(P)-dependent oxidoreductase; the encoded protein is MSDSWLGLDGKVCVVTGAVGGMGTVFCKEYAKQGATVVMVDLLEDKVNAYAKEIHEEYNVPTLAIKCDTTDEDEVDAAVKKVVDTFGKVDVVLNTAAILRFSPLEDLRLDEWKTSLNVNVTGYFLMSQRFGRVMIEQKHGTLLHISTIASRFPETYSAGYSTTKAAVNMLSRQIAAEWGQYGVRSNCILPCFVKTPLSAGFYSDPEVEKGRKRLTASRRIGTIDDIANAVMYLSSDRSDYTNGGELTVEGGFGIMMGDMTPKPGGRRGYAVEHHQPAKK
- a CDS encoding shikimate dehydrogenase, translating into MEKHISGTTGLFTLLGTPVGHSGSPAMYNFSFKKQGLDYAYMAFDVKKEQMPQAIDALKLFKVRGSNVTMPCKSVASTLVDDLSPAAKIIGAINVIVNNDGKLTGHITDGIGFVRNLKENGVDIKGKNIVVIGAGGAATAIQVQVALDGAKSIAIFNQDDEFFENAKETKSKLKDETPNVKVDVYPLSDKGLLKEKIENADILVNATIVGMKPLDVQSLVDKSMLRSDLIVADTVYNPLKTKLIEDAEEVGAKAIPGKGMLLWQGAEAYKLFTGKEMPTDEYQAYEKEQAKI
- the aroE gene encoding shikimate dehydrogenase produces the protein MEKWIDGRTRMLGLFGTPVSHSGSPAMYNFSFEKSGINYAYLAFDVTEEQMPQAINIMKLFNMRGANITMPCKTVAAKLVDKLSPAAELIGAVNTIVNDDGILTGNNTDGAGYVANIRQNGVDPKDKVFTVLGAGGAGTAIAVQVALDGAKEIRIFNPKDDFFSNAEKMAKKIMDKVPNCKVTVGDINDEKELKSSISSSDILANATKVGMAPNIDNTNITDTNVFREDLVVTDTVYNPTETKMLKEAKSKGSKVIGGQGMLVWQGAAAFKLYTGEDMSVDEVKSLFF
- a CDS encoding FadR/GntR family transcriptional regulator, with protein sequence MKFETIQSMSEVDQLVDFFEKKILTGELKIGDKLPSERTMAQNFGVSRSVVNNGLKELSRLGFIKVVPRQGNYIAKFNEDGNLETFNIIINFNGGNYRPSLLKSIFRARKLFEGDMIMECNTSTSFVKLNLIYDRFKNEVNSNKKPELGFDFYHELAVSSNNLVYPLLILNFKSIYLTLGKWIIQFHDLSQVEKYRDDVVYYLNERDFEKARDCNDKLIDFCLSELLNRKF
- a CDS encoding phytoene desaturase family protein, which codes for MKTDFDVIVVGAGNGGLIAAASSAKLGNSTLLIERHNLPGGAATSFTRGRFEFEPSLHELAKYGSKDNPGNIRNIFDWLGIDVEFKEVPDAYRVINTGSNGFDVSMPTGIPNFIKSMEQAVPGSSQSVGRFFKIAVEVAQAFSELTTDPANINMEDIAEKYPLFMKYGTISYQKVLDELQIPKKAQEILMAYWCYIGIPGDEFEFAYMAAMVVSYVALSAYIPVNRSHEISTALIDSLQQNGGEVWFNTEITKLIVQDGEVVGVRTADKDIYAKQVIMNVIPDVVYSKMLDSTDVPIREVKKSNARKIGTSGFLVYLGLNKSAEELGIKDYSTFIDDNWDSHYQFDHMDNLKDNGFFIMNCLNVANPGCSPEGTSILYATQLFFGDSWDDVSPVEYAKLKDKIAEDLISRYEKATGINIRDYIEEIEIATPETFARYLRGPEGEIYGYFGSRWDQMLARTMSLVKEDEPIKNLHFCGGHGYLLDGYSSAYQSGLAAAKLANQNISKETV